From Acidobacteriota bacterium, the proteins below share one genomic window:
- the amrB gene encoding AmmeMemoRadiSam system protein B yields METILREPAVAGSFYPGSGPALARELEQLVKVSEGRHDLLACIAPHAGYMYSGGVAGELYGHLEVPRRVIVLGPNHSGIGARVAVAPHRRWRTPLGEQPLDVELAAMVEEKLPDASFDQNAHWREHSLEVQLPFLLARQPQVEIVPICLGHLGLDESLDLGKSLANLIEDLGENVGIVASSDMSHYLPDEQARTLDRMAIDAAVERDPKKLYQTVHREGITMCGVVPATVAIEAANRLGANDAHLVTYATSGDASGDRSAVVGYAGICVHK; encoded by the coding sequence ATGGAGACGATCCTGCGAGAGCCCGCAGTCGCCGGTTCCTTCTACCCGGGCAGTGGTCCAGCGCTCGCGCGCGAGCTGGAACAGCTGGTGAAGGTGTCGGAAGGTCGCCATGACCTTTTGGCCTGCATCGCGCCTCACGCCGGCTACATGTATTCCGGTGGAGTGGCGGGAGAGCTCTACGGCCACCTCGAGGTGCCGCGCCGAGTGATTGTTCTAGGTCCCAACCATTCAGGGATCGGGGCAAGGGTTGCGGTGGCTCCACACCGTCGCTGGAGGACACCTCTCGGCGAACAGCCGTTGGATGTCGAGCTCGCGGCAATGGTCGAAGAGAAGCTGCCCGACGCCAGCTTCGACCAGAATGCTCACTGGCGGGAGCACTCGCTCGAAGTCCAGCTCCCCTTCCTGCTCGCGCGCCAACCCCAGGTGGAGATCGTGCCGATCTGCCTCGGCCACCTCGGACTCGACGAGAGTCTCGACCTCGGAAAATCGCTCGCAAACCTGATTGAAGACCTCGGTGAGAACGTCGGGATCGTCGCATCTTCGGATATGAGCCACTACCTGCCGGACGAACAGGCGCGGACCCTCGATCGAATGGCGATCGACGCGGCAGTCGAACGCGATCCGAAAAAGCTCTACCAGACGGTGCACCGAGAGGGCATCACGATGTGCGGCGTGGTGCCCGCAACAGTGGCCATCGAAGCCGCCAACCGACTCGGCGCGAACGACGCCCATCTCGTGACCTACGCCACCTCGGGCGATGCCAGCGGTGACCGCTCTGCCGTCGTTGGCTACGCGGGCATATGTGTCCACAAGTAG
- the mazG gene encoding nucleoside triphosphate pyrophosphohydrolase translates to MSSESFDRLVAIMDRLRDPGGCPWDREQTLDTLAPYFLEEAYEVVDSISDGDPAKLREELGDLLLQIVFVARIARENGWFDIDGVCDTISEKMVRRHPHVFGDREVSGSTEVLQNWEDIKREERAGNEDPSVLDGVPTSLPALLKAYRMTEKAAAIGFDWRKPADVMVKMREEMEELEEELAQGEASSHAGVKSEMGDVLFVMANLARHLGIEPETSLQATNATFIRRFKAMEERAREMGRDFRSMNLAEQDRLWEEVKELEGREAKDPEEWRNTDRKT, encoded by the coding sequence ATGTCATCGGAGAGTTTTGATCGTCTCGTCGCCATCATGGATCGACTCCGTGATCCAGGGGGGTGCCCGTGGGACCGCGAACAGACCCTCGACACCCTCGCCCCGTACTTCCTCGAGGAGGCCTATGAGGTGGTGGACTCCATCTCAGATGGCGATCCGGCGAAGCTTCGCGAGGAGCTCGGAGATTTGCTCCTGCAGATCGTCTTCGTGGCCCGGATCGCACGTGAGAACGGTTGGTTCGACATCGACGGCGTGTGCGACACCATCTCGGAAAAGATGGTTCGTCGCCACCCCCACGTCTTCGGCGACCGTGAGGTCTCGGGATCGACCGAGGTCCTGCAAAACTGGGAAGACATCAAACGAGAAGAACGGGCCGGCAACGAAGATCCCTCGGTGCTCGATGGCGTACCGACCTCGCTCCCCGCGTTGCTGAAGGCCTACCGTATGACCGAGAAGGCCGCAGCTATCGGCTTCGACTGGCGTAAGCCGGCGGACGTCATGGTCAAAATGCGTGAGGAAATGGAAGAACTCGAAGAGGAGCTCGCACAGGGCGAGGCATCCAGCCACGCTGGAGTCAAGTCCGAAATGGGAGACGTTCTCTTTGTCATGGCCAACCTCGCCCGCCACCTCGGGATCGAGCCGGAAACCTCTCTCCAGGCAACCAATGCCACCTTCATCCGTCGGTTCAAGGCGATGGAGGAGCGGGCGCGAGAGATGGGACGGGACTTCCGCTCCATGAACCTCGCCGAACAGGATAGGTTGTGGGAGGAGGTCAAAGAGCTGGAAGGGCGGGAGGCAAAAGACCCGGAGGAGTGGCGGAACACCGATCGAAAAACCTGA
- a CDS encoding glycosyltransferase family 2 protein → MKLVIQIPAWNEEASLPETLAALPSEIEGVDEIEVLVIDDGSTDRTMEVASEGGARVVRMPVHRGLAVAFTTGLRSAVRSGADIVVNTDADNQYDARDIPTLVAPILDGSAQMVIGDRQVASLPHFSATKRLLQKLGSWVVRRLSGTTVQDATSGFRAISREAALRLHVFTRFTYTLETILQAGEAGLRVASVPVRINPGEGRPSRLFKSDFGYVLRSLASMARIVILYNPLRIFLMLGAVPVVIGFALLLRFLYFYLTDISPAGHVQSLILAVILIVIGSLVWLAGVMADLTAVNRRLLEELVESQREQHLEGHH, encoded by the coding sequence ATGAAGCTCGTCATCCAGATACCGGCATGGAACGAGGAGGCATCGCTTCCGGAAACCCTGGCGGCCCTGCCATCCGAGATCGAGGGCGTTGACGAGATCGAGGTCCTGGTGATCGACGACGGATCGACGGATCGAACCATGGAGGTGGCAAGCGAGGGTGGAGCTCGGGTGGTGCGGATGCCCGTTCACCGCGGGCTTGCGGTCGCCTTCACGACCGGCCTACGCAGCGCGGTTCGGAGCGGCGCCGACATCGTGGTCAACACCGACGCCGACAATCAGTACGACGCGCGCGATATTCCAACCTTGGTGGCCCCCATTCTCGATGGCTCGGCGCAGATGGTGATCGGTGATCGCCAGGTGGCCAGCCTGCCACACTTTTCGGCCACCAAGCGACTGCTTCAGAAGCTCGGTTCGTGGGTGGTGAGGCGCCTTTCCGGAACCACCGTGCAGGATGCGACCTCCGGATTCCGGGCGATCTCGCGGGAGGCTGCGCTGAGGCTGCACGTGTTCACCCGGTTCACCTATACCCTCGAGACGATACTGCAGGCTGGCGAGGCCGGGCTGAGGGTGGCTTCGGTGCCGGTTCGGATCAATCCGGGGGAGGGCCGACCGTCTCGTCTCTTCAAGTCTGATTTCGGATACGTGCTGCGATCTCTGGCCAGCATGGCGCGCATCGTTATCCTCTACAACCCCCTCCGGATATTCCTCATGCTCGGTGCGGTGCCGGTGGTGATTGGCTTCGCCCTGTTGCTCCGATTCCTCTATTTCTACCTCACGGACATTTCGCCGGCGGGCCACGTGCAGTCGCTGATTCTCGCGGTGATTTTGATCGTCATCGGCAGTCTCGTCTGGCTTGCCGGGGTCATGGCCGACCTGACCGCGGTCAACCGGAGGCTCCTCGAGGAACTGGTCGAAAGTCAACGCGAGCAACATCTCGAAGGCCACCACTGA
- the mutT gene encoding 8-oxo-dGTP diphosphatase MutT, giving the protein MAHTKEPKREITVVAAVIRDVEGRVLLTQRPKGRHMGGLWEFPGGKINRGEHPTEALIRELDEELGIKIAVDEPLTFAVHEEHDLRILLLFFRAHILAGSPRGREGQSLRWVAVSDLPSYRTPPADARLVRLLGGNEAP; this is encoded by the coding sequence ATGGCCCACACAAAGGAACCGAAGCGAGAGATCACGGTGGTGGCGGCAGTGATTCGGGATGTCGAGGGACGAGTGCTCCTCACCCAGCGCCCGAAGGGCCGGCACATGGGCGGGCTGTGGGAGTTTCCGGGAGGGAAAATCAATCGAGGAGAGCACCCCACCGAGGCCCTGATTCGAGAGCTCGATGAGGAACTCGGCATCAAGATCGCCGTCGACGAGCCCTTAACCTTCGCTGTCCACGAAGAACACGACCTTCGAATTCTCCTCTTGTTCTTCCGCGCCCACATCCTCGCGGGCTCGCCGCGCGGGCGCGAGGGCCAGTCCCTGAGGTGGGTTGCCGTGTCGGATCTCCCCTCGTATCGAACGCCTCCTGCCGACGCCCGACTCGTCCGCCTTCTCGGAGGCAATGAAGCACCTTGA